CTCAAGCCATGTTCCTTTATATGGAATAATTTTTCCTGAGAACAGGTCTTTACCAGTTTGAATATTCATTTCTTTGTTAAATGATACTCCTGGAGATCTATGTAACTGTGATACAACAACTCTTTCTGCACCATTAATTACGAATGTACCTCTCTCAGTCATCATTGGTATTTCACCAAAGTAAACTAGAGATTCTTGTATCTCATTTCCACTTTTCTTATTAGTTAGTCTTAGTCTTACCTTTAAAGAAGCTGAGTAAGTCTTACCTCTTTTTTTACATTCAAGCTCATCATTTAATGGTGGCTCTGCTTCATGTAATTCATAAGATACATACTCTAACTTGATATCTCCATTAGAAGATTCAACAGGGAAAATTTCTCTAAAAGCTGATTCTAACCCCTTGTCTTTTCTATTATTTGGAGCTTCTTTAGCTTGTAGAAAATCTTCATAGGAATCCAATTGGAACTCAAGAAAATGAGGCATTTGTCCTCTCTCTTTAATCCTTCCAAAATTCAATCTTTCAACGAGTTTCCCCATTAATTCACACCCCTTATCAATCTTAAAATTTAATACCTAATCACTTGAAAATAACAGGCTACTTTATTTCCAAATGATTAATTATCACTCTTCCAAAAATACAAATTTAGTTTTAGGCTTAATAATTAGGAAAAAGGCACTCGTGAGAGTGCCTATTTTTTTTAAACCAAGATAAGATTTTTGTTCTTAAGCAACCTAAATCTAAAAACTATTTAAGTTCTACAGTTGCTCCTGCAGCTGTTAATTGTTCTTTCATAGCTTCTGCTTCTTCTTTAGCAACTGCTTCTTTGATTACTCCACCGTTGTCTACTAATTCTTTAGCATCTTTTAATCCTAATCCAGTTATTGCTCTTACTTCTTTGATAACTCCGATTTTCTTGTCTCCTGCAGATACTAAAACAACATCAAATTCAGTTTTTTCTTCTGCTGCTGCTTCTCCTCCTGCTACTGCAACTGCTACTGGAGCTGCTGCTGTTACACCAAAGTGCTCTTCTAAAGCGCTTACTAATTCTTTTAATTCTAATACTGACATAGCTTCGATATCAGCAATAAATTGTTCTTTATTAAATGCCATTTATTTTTCCTCCTTAATTATTTCGAAAATTTATCTAATTATTTTTTCATTCTTTATTTTTAAATCTAAATCAGCACATTTTGTAATTGACCAAAATTATTCAGCTTGTGCTTCAGCTTCTTTTTTATCAGCAATTGCCACAGTTGCGTAAGCAAGTTTTCTGATTGGTCCAAGCATAGTGTTAAGTAACATAGAAAGTAATTGTTCTCTTGAAGGTAATTTAGCTAGTGCTTCAACTTCAACAGTTTCAACTCTCTTTCCATCTAATAATCCACCTTTAATTTTGAAGACATCTTGTTTAGCTTTAGCTTTATCTTTTGCT
The genomic region above belongs to Fusobacterium sp. DD2 and contains:
- the rplL gene encoding 50S ribosomal protein L7/L12; amino-acid sequence: MAFNKEQFIADIEAMSVLELKELVSALEEHFGVTAAAPVAVAVAGGEAAAEEKTEFDVVLVSAGDKKIGVIKEVRAITGLGLKDAKELVDNGGVIKEAVAKEEAEAMKEQLTAAGATVELK